The Clostridioides sp. ES-S-0010-02 genome window below encodes:
- a CDS encoding sigma 54-interacting transcriptional regulator gives MLRKDKVLLSLHKLCNNITLKDLQSEKTGFTTLEVANNSSLDRSNTSKELNNLYNEKKVVKISGKPILFLHAGIIENLIGRTLNSSEYSISNCNELFKSTKNDSEDIFSTLLGYDSSLKLAIEKAKSAILYPPKGLNTLLIGPTGVGKSTFAETMYKYAIESKVFSSESKFVVFNCAEYAENANLLLSNLFGYVKGSFTGANKDKFGIVAQANGGILFLDEIHRLPPEGQEMLFLLMDKGIYRRLGESDVVHRATVFIVCATTEDIQSSLLGTFLRRIPVTINLPALQDRSLKERLSLIKYFFIIESKYTNATIRVHKDVIKSLLLYDCFGNIGQLKSDIQLMSARAFLNYKTELKDNIEIDLSLVPDYIYTGLLKLNENRSNLNKLSELDYMLFYEFNGNNLEVEYTKELSKYNIDTSNNGFRYSTEIPYLENDIRSMFINYMEKYSTKLLSVSSVTHSDYTSNEIFKVINPKIYYAVEHSLKEAEKISRNKYTKQTYVALSMHISALIENINQDTYNPKYNLYNDKIFLEKDLNIAKIVLSIIENDLQISLPKDEVKFISMFLNSTYLEPNNHAESIGVIILAHGNSTASSMCDVANSLLGTNHCNAIDMPLDVKVSTILDKAIELVKECDKGKGVLLLTDMGSLIAFGELISEKTKIKTRSIEMVSTPIVLEAVRKSTLPEMTLDELANSLSSLNPYIGRAAIDSSEIDYPEKSRDYVIITTCITGYGSAMKVADFINSSLKNINKYNINLVPHNIESFKMYRNKFSNTKILAVVGSVDFNVANTPFIHIEELLNGYGLDMLNKIIEGTFNANIITNIKETNLSYNSLIINFMSQNLELLDSVKLFNYVNSSLFSIIELIDEDLKSKFKLGYILHCSFMIERCFKNTTFPYNNITDLIGKNYKLYELIREAFKTTEAYFNISIPDEEIAYIIDMINEYLNK, from the coding sequence ATGTTAAGAAAAGATAAAGTTTTATTATCACTACATAAGTTATGTAATAATATAACTTTAAAAGACCTACAATCAGAGAAAACAGGATTTACTACTCTTGAAGTTGCTAACAATTCATCTCTTGATAGAAGTAATACTAGTAAAGAATTAAATAATCTATACAATGAAAAGAAAGTTGTAAAAATATCTGGTAAACCTATTTTATTTTTACATGCTGGTATTATTGAAAATTTGATTGGTCGTACTTTAAATAGCTCAGAATATTCTATAAGCAATTGTAATGAACTATTTAAATCAACTAAAAATGATTCAGAGGATATCTTCTCAACATTACTTGGATATGATTCTAGCCTTAAATTAGCTATAGAAAAAGCTAAATCTGCCATACTTTACCCTCCAAAAGGTCTTAATACATTACTTATAGGGCCTACTGGTGTTGGAAAAAGTACATTTGCTGAAACAATGTACAAATATGCTATAGAAAGCAAAGTCTTTTCTTCTGAAAGTAAATTTGTAGTATTTAATTGTGCTGAATACGCAGAAAATGCTAACTTACTTCTTAGTAATTTATTTGGTTATGTTAAAGGTTCTTTTACTGGTGCTAACAAGGATAAATTTGGGATAGTTGCACAGGCTAATGGTGGTATATTGTTTTTAGACGAAATACACAGATTACCCCCAGAAGGTCAAGAGATGCTTTTTCTTTTGATGGATAAAGGTATATACAGACGATTAGGAGAATCTGATGTCGTACACAGAGCTACAGTCTTTATTGTGTGTGCTACAACAGAAGATATACAGTCTTCCTTACTTGGAACTTTTCTAAGAAGAATTCCTGTTACAATTAACCTACCTGCTTTACAGGATAGGTCTTTAAAAGAAAGATTATCTCTCATTAAGTATTTCTTCATTATAGAATCTAAATATACTAATGCAACTATAAGAGTTCATAAAGATGTAATTAAATCATTACTACTTTATGACTGTTTTGGTAATATAGGTCAACTTAAGTCTGATATACAACTTATGAGTGCAAGAGCATTTTTAAATTATAAGACTGAATTAAAAGATAACATAGAAATAGACTTGTCTCTTGTTCCTGACTATATTTACACTGGTCTTTTAAAGTTGAATGAAAATCGCAGTAATTTAAACAAATTATCAGAACTTGATTATATGCTTTTTTATGAATTCAATGGTAACAACTTAGAAGTTGAGTATACAAAAGAACTATCTAAATACAATATAGATACATCAAACAATGGATTTAGATACTCTACAGAGATTCCTTATCTAGAAAATGATATAAGGAGTATGTTTATAAATTATATGGAGAAATACTCTACAAAATTACTTTCAGTATCATCAGTGACTCATTCTGATTATACAAGTAATGAGATTTTTAAAGTAATCAACCCAAAGATTTACTATGCTGTTGAACACTCTTTAAAAGAAGCTGAAAAAATATCTAGAAATAAATATACAAAACAGACTTATGTTGCTCTTTCAATGCATATAAGTGCTCTAATAGAAAATATAAACCAGGATACATATAATCCTAAGTACAATCTATATAATGATAAAATTTTCTTAGAGAAAGATTTAAATATAGCTAAAATAGTTTTAAGTATAATTGAAAATGACCTACAGATATCTTTACCCAAAGATGAAGTAAAATTTATATCTATGTTTCTAAATAGTACATACCTTGAGCCTAATAATCACGCTGAAAGTATTGGAGTTATAATACTTGCTCATGGAAATTCAACAGCTAGCAGTATGTGTGATGTAGCCAATTCACTACTTGGTACAAACCATTGTAATGCAATTGACATGCCTTTGGATGTGAAAGTAAGTACTATACTTGACAAAGCTATAGAATTGGTAAAAGAATGTGATAAAGGTAAGGGAGTACTCCTTTTAACAGATATGGGTTCTCTTATAGCTTTTGGAGAACTTATTTCAGAAAAGACAAAGATTAAAACACGCTCTATTGAAATGGTGTCTACTCCAATAGTTTTGGAAGCAGTAAGAAAAAGTACTCTACCAGAAATGACCTTAGATGAGTTAGCTAACTCTTTAAGCTCTTTAAATCCATATATTGGACGAGCTGCAATTGACTCATCAGAAATAGATTACCCTGAAAAATCAAGAGATTATGTTATAATAACTACTTGTATAACAGGTTATGGTTCAGCTATGAAAGTTGCAGACTTTATAAATTCTTCACTTAAAAATATTAATAAATACAATATTAACTTAGTTCCTCATAATATAGAGAGTTTTAAAATGTATAGGAATAAATTTAGTAATACTAAAATTTTAGCAGTTGTTGGTAGTGTAGACTTTAATGTTGCTAACACTCCATTTATACACATAGAAGAACTTCTAAATGGATATGGGCTTGATATGTTAAACAAGATAATAGAAGGTACATTCAATGCCAACATTATCACTAATATAAAGGAAACAAATCTATCATATAACAGCTTAATAATAAACTTTATGTCTCAGAACTTAGAATTATTGGACTCAGTTAAATTATTCAACTATGTTAATTCATCATTATTTTCAATAATAGAGTTAATAGACGAAGACCTTAAGAGTAAATTTAAACTTGGATATATATTACACTGCTCTTTTATGATAGAAAGATGTTTTAAAAATACAACTTTTCCATATAATAACATTACTGATTTAATTGGTAAAAATTATAAATTATATGAATTAATACGAGAAGCTTTTAAAACAACTGAAGCTTACTTTAATATTTCGATACCAGATGAGGAAATTGCTTATATAATAGATATGATTAATGAATATCTAAATAAATAA
- a CDS encoding HAMP domain-containing histidine kinase, with protein sequence MTKLNKKLSISISIVVVVVYIISIAINSMFIHRYYLHEKRNVLNNIENEIKHKDMNKLKSNIELIEEKSNTAIVYVTLDKNYKNKNSMDKINQDLLDAFWNKGLSLNKFWIEGSVLKDIDNKSINKIYNQGKTKYSLLVKFMKKDNYLFAISIPIEHSEETIGIVNRFNIIMGIFSVIIITILTFILSNRIIRPMEKLKLLSKDISELNFRTEAIKTNDEIEELAYSINIMSVKLEKAHNELNKRNENLKSFISDASHEMKTPIALIKAYAIGMKDGLDDGTYTDTIIEQAENMSNTINTLLYWAKYEKKEVSLCEVDLKERLLKNLKNYELLISKDNISVKCDIEDKNLIINSDKDSIDMVLNNLISNAIKYTSDNEIEINLFRDKDKIILSIKNGIDYDREDDIDDIWKPFYVLEKSRSKELSGTGLGLTIVKTILEENNFRYKVEICDGKIEFYIIFI encoded by the coding sequence AAATGAAATAAAACATAAGGATATGAATAAATTAAAGTCAAATATTGAATTAATTGAAGAAAAAAGTAATACAGCCATTGTATATGTAACATTAGATAAAAATTACAAAAATAAAAATAGTATGGATAAAATAAATCAAGATTTGCTAGACGCTTTTTGGAATAAAGGTTTGAGCTTAAATAAATTTTGGATTGAAGGAAGTGTTTTAAAAGATATTGACAATAAAAGTATTAATAAAATATATAATCAGGGAAAAACCAAATATAGTCTACTAGTAAAGTTTATGAAAAAGGATAATTATTTATTTGCTATATCTATACCAATAGAACATTCAGAAGAAACAATTGGTATAGTAAATAGATTTAATATAATAATGGGGATATTTTCAGTAATTATAATAACTATACTTACATTTATACTGTCAAACAGAATTATAAGACCTATGGAAAAGTTAAAGCTTTTATCGAAGGATATATCTGAGTTAAATTTTAGAACTGAGGCTATAAAAACGAATGATGAAATAGAGGAGTTAGCTTATAGCATAAATATAATGAGTGTGAAGCTTGAAAAGGCACACAATGAATTAAATAAAAGAAATGAAAATTTAAAATCTTTTATATCTGATGCATCTCATGAAATGAAAACTCCAATAGCACTTATAAAAGCATATGCTATAGGTATGAAAGATGGTTTGGATGATGGTACTTATACAGATACAATAATTGAACAGGCAGAAAATATGTCTAATACAATAAATACTCTTTTATATTGGGCTAAATATGAGAAAAAAGAAGTTAGTTTGTGTGAAGTAGATTTAAAGGAAAGACTGCTTAAGAATTTAAAAAATTATGAATTATTGATATCTAAGGATAATATAAGTGTTAAATGCGATATAGAAGATAAAAATCTTATAATAAATTCTGATAAAGATAGTATAGACATGGTACTTAATAATTTGATTAGTAATGCAATAAAGTATACTAGTGATAATGAGATAGAGATTAATCTTTTTAGAGATAAGGATAAGATTATTTTATCTATAAAAAATGGAATAGATTATGATAGAGAAGATGATATTGATGATATATGGAAGCCTTTTTATGTCTTAGAGAAGTCAAGAAGTAAAGAACTTTCAGGTACTGGTCTTGGTCTTACAATAGTTAAGACTATACTTGAAGAAAATAATTTTAGATATAAGGTTGAAATTTGTGATGGAAAGATAGAATTTTATATTATCTTTATATAG
- a CDS encoding D-alanyl-D-alanine carboxypeptidase: MEDEILKRKIKHLAILALIFTFITPGFSFADNPPVPNSSRAALLIDQDTRRILFEKNSDEKMPLASLSKMMTFLLAIEAVDKNQVKETDIVKIDKSTASVGGSTCKLKDGDEIPLGELMQGLMLVSGNDAAMAIAKYIGKDEKSFVDMMNKKAEEIGMHDTYYFNPNGLPRYTDPERKEPPIENISTAHDIVTLGKYMYDHYESQVTRITTMQVYNDTKKDFTHYNTNPLLVSVPGVDGIKTGYTDNAGYCFAFSMMVPKDAKNERNHRLIGVVLGDGNKKSRISSSASLLKYGKDNFHSKKIAHKGDTIETPCVDGIDDFKIKVKVDKDLYGVVSDNENINPKIVFKSMSYPINKGDIVGVAKYYNDSGKFVGSVNVKSESNIGCIPLKDKIKIKVAKINRELEGKNSVCFKA, translated from the coding sequence ATGGAGGATGAAATTTTGAAAAGAAAAATAAAACACTTAGCAATACTTGCATTAATTTTTACATTTATAACACCTGGATTCTCATTTGCAGATAATCCACCAGTCCCAAATTCGTCAAGGGCGGCATTGCTTATAGACCAAGATACTAGAAGAATATTATTTGAAAAAAATAGCGACGAAAAAATGCCTCTAGCTAGCTTAAGTAAGATGATGACATTTTTACTTGCAATAGAGGCAGTAGATAAGAATCAAGTTAAAGAAACTGATATAGTAAAAATAGACAAGTCTACAGCTTCTGTTGGAGGTTCTACTTGTAAGCTTAAAGATGGAGATGAAATACCTCTAGGAGAGCTTATGCAGGGTCTTATGCTTGTTTCTGGAAATGATGCAGCTATGGCCATAGCAAAATACATTGGTAAAGATGAAAAGAGTTTTGTAGATATGATGAATAAGAAAGCTGAAGAAATAGGAATGCATGATACGTATTATTTTAATCCAAATGGTCTTCCTAGATATACTGACCCAGAACGTAAAGAGCCTCCTATAGAAAACATATCAACAGCTCATGATATAGTTACTCTTGGAAAGTATATGTATGACCATTATGAAAGTCAGGTTACTAGAATAACTACTATGCAAGTTTATAATGATACTAAAAAGGATTTTACACACTACAATACAAATCCTCTACTTGTTTCAGTTCCTGGTGTAGATGGAATAAAGACAGGTTATACAGATAATGCTGGATATTGTTTTGCATTTTCTATGATGGTTCCTAAAGATGCTAAAAATGAAAGAAATCATAGATTAATAGGTGTTGTGCTTGGTGATGGTAATAAGAAGAGTAGAATTTCTTCTTCTGCTAGTTTATTGAAATATGGTAAAGATAATTTCCATTCTAAGAAGATAGCTCATAAAGGAGATACTATAGAAACTCCTTGTGTTGATGGTATTGATGATTTTAAGATAAAGGTTAAAGTGGATAAAGATTTATATGGTGTTGTTTCAGATAATGAGAATATCAATCCTAAGATAGTGTTTAAGAGCATGAGCTATCCTATCAATAAGGGAGATATTGTTGGTGTTGCAAAGTATTATAATGATTCTGGTAAGTTTGTTGGAAGTGTTAATGTGAAAAGTGAAAGCAATATAGGGTGTATCCCTTTGAAGGACAAGATTAAGATTAAGGTTGCTAAGATAAATAGAGAGCTTGAAGGTAAAAATTCTGTTTGTTTTAAGGCTTAG